Genomic window (Tolypothrix sp. NIES-4075):
GTGGTTTAGTTAATTATCCTCGCCTTTCCCCAGCTATCATTGTTTTAATCTCTCGTGGGGAAGAACTTTTATTAGCTCGCGCTAATCGATTTCCGCAAGCTATGTACAGCGTACTTGCCGGTTTTGTCGAAGCCGGAGAATCGTTAGAAGAAACTGTCATCCGCGAAGTTAAAGAAGAAGTGGGCATTTCAGTCAAGAATATTCGCTATTTTGGCTCTCAATCTTGGCCCTTTCCCAACTCGTTGATGATAGGATTTACAGCAGATTACGCGAGTGGTGAAATCGTCATCGAAGAGAAAGAAATAGCGGATGCAGCTTGGTTTAAAAAAGATAATTTACCACAGATTCCACCAAAGTTGAGCATTGCGCGTAAACTAATTGATGCGTTTGTATCTAGTTGAAGAAATTCATCGTTATTGAGCGTGCTTGTTAAGCAAAAGCCCTAATGTAGTTTTGATGCGCGATCGCTATCAACTACAAGCGGCAAGCATTCTGAAAACACAAGAAAACTTTTTGGGAGAAAATTATAGTGAGCGTTCTCGCAAACCTCAAAAAAGAGTTAATTTCTATTTCAACTGCTACTGACATTGGCTTTAACTCCACCCCAACAATCAAGCAGCAAATCGAGACATTAGCGGAATCTCTGGAAGTGCTAAATCCAACTGTTGAACCTACAAGTTTTATGGAATTGGTTCAAGGGCGCTGGCAGTTGTTGTACAGTACATTCGGATTAGAACGAGAAACTACACTTCAACGTCTTTCTTTTGGAAAGCTGCCGAATGTGACAGTCAATGTTACTGGTATCTTTCAAGAAGTTTATCTGGATAATCAACAGTACATTAACTTAATTGAGTTTACCGTAGGTTCCGATGTTAAAGGCATTGCTGCGGTAACAGGACGCTACAGAGTAGAAGACTCTAAACGTCTCAACATTGATTTTTTAGAAACCTCCGTTAAAAGTGCAAGCAACGATTTGGATGTTTCCACCTTTCGCTCTTGCTTAGGAATCGATTTAAAATCAGCTTTAGAATCAAAGCTTGATTTTAGCGGTTGGTCGGATATTACCTATTTGGATGAAAATTTGCGTCTCATGCGTGGCAATAATCAAAATTTGTATGTGCTGGTGCGAACCAACTAAGCTAACTGATTGATGAGTGATGTATATGAATAGCGTTTTGTTTGAGATTGGATTTTACAACTTCAGCTTTCTCCTCAGCCGATACCGCTGAAGATAAGCTAGACTTTAGCGTAGCCTGTTGTGCAAAGATGCCCATCTATCATGTGTTTTCTTAAAAGCACTATAGCTTGTGCTTATCTATATTAAATGAGTGTCTTTCGCTGATTTAAATAATAATGCCATAATAAGCGCGTAGCTACTGCTCTCCAAGGTCGCCAAATTTCAGCTATAAGTTCAATTTCTGCTGCTGAGGGTCGATGTTCTAATCTTTTAACTCTCTGTATAGCTAATATTAAACCCAAATCGCCTTTGGGTAAACTATCTGGTCGCCTGAGTGCCATCATTAAATATATATCAACTGTCCAATCGCCGATACCTTTAAGTTTTTTCAGCACAGTGCGTACTTCTTCATCACCCATCGTGCTAAGGCTAGACAAATCAAGCTGTCCTGCAATGATAGATTGTGCTAATGTACGTGCGTAAAGAGTTTTTTGCCGACTAAATCCAATTCGTTTGATTTCGATATCATCAAGTTGCAGAAATAACTCTGGAGTAATTGGAGATATAGCTGCTTGCAAGCGAGTATAAACTGCTTTTGCTGATGCGAGAGATACTTGTTGTTCTAAAATAATTTGAATAAGTGTGGAAAAACCGGGTTCACGTACCCAAAGCGGTGGTGTACCAAAGCGAGTGAAAATTTCCGCCAAGTCTGGATCTCGTGATACCAGAAAGTTCAACCCGTCAGCAAAATTCTCCTCAGTTAAAGTTTCTGGGAATATCATTAGAAAGATACCTTAACAGTGCTAGTTACGCGCAAAACAGATTCCTGTTTAAATTTTCGCTTATAACTTGCTATCACTTCTTCAATCATCTGATTTTTAGTGCGGCTATTTTCGTAAATCAAAATGACTAACTTAGTCTTTTCTCTGGTCAGTTTACCAGAATTATTTAGATATTGCCCGTAGGTGTCTATTACAGTTAGTCCTTCACGAAAGCGGGGTGTAACTACGCGGTTCAAAAATAGCTGCCATTCTAACTCAGATATTGTATCTCCTCCTAATTTGGATAAGCCAAAGTACAACTCATCTTTTGTGAAAATCTTTTCAGTCGAATTTTGAGTCGATCTCTGTGGTGACTGTGCGTGAACAAATGTATTTGTGTGAACAGGGGCGATAAAAAGTAAGCTTGTAAGAATTAGGCTGTTTAGACTTTTTTGCATTGTCATCAAATCGGTTTAAGAGAAGCTTTTCGGATGCGTTACATGCAAAAAATCTTTATATTATGTAATGATATACATACCAGAACTATGCCTTTGTGTATGTATTGAAGGGAAATCATGCTTTCATATGAGTACAATTAAAAATTGGTTCTGGGAAATTCAAGAATGCCGGCAAGGTCCTCATTACTACTTTAATGCGACTTTTGCTTTGTCTGATGCTGAATGCCTTGTTGCTTTGGTGCGGCAGCATTCGCTGTCTGGTTTTGTACATTGCCAGTTTGTTGGCAATTTAATCAATGCACCATGTGGACGCTGCAATTATCAAGGTGCTTACGATTTGTATATTGACCAGTATAATTATTCGGAAAATTTTATATCGCGTCTAGAAAGTGGCAAATATACAATTACTTGTTTACACTCGCAGTGGAATATCATTGGTGTTTGTGGTAATGAACTTGCGATTGAATATGGTTCTGGTGGGATAACTGACACGCATAACGAAACTGGCACTTCACTTATTGTAGCGATCGCGCAGTCACCAGAAGTTACTTTAATTGATTGGCAAGTCAATTCTGGGGGAGAGGGTTATCAACCAGTAGGTTTTGAAATTGGCAAATCAGCCACAGAATTACTTGCCTACTTGCAGATAAAAGAACCGTTCTGTTAGAGATTTAATCTTGTAGTGAGCGCTTCTGCGCTTCTGCGATTCATCGCTCACTACGAAGAAGAAATTATTAAAATTCTTGGTCGAGTA
Coding sequences:
- a CDS encoding PAP/fibrillin family protein, which produces MSVLANLKKELISISTATDIGFNSTPTIKQQIETLAESLEVLNPTVEPTSFMELVQGRWQLLYSTFGLERETTLQRLSFGKLPNVTVNVTGIFQEVYLDNQQYINLIEFTVGSDVKGIAAVTGRYRVEDSKRLNIDFLETSVKSASNDLDVSTFRSCLGIDLKSALESKLDFSGWSDITYLDENLRLMRGNNQNLYVLVRTN
- a CDS encoding DNA-3-methyladenine glycosylase family protein; this encodes MIFPETLTEENFADGLNFLVSRDPDLAEIFTRFGTPPLWVREPGFSTLIQIILEQQVSLASAKAVYTRLQAAISPITPELFLQLDDIEIKRIGFSRQKTLYARTLAQSIIAGQLDLSSLSTMGDEEVRTVLKKLKGIGDWTVDIYLMMALRRPDSLPKGDLGLILAIQRVKRLEHRPSAAEIELIAEIWRPWRAVATRLLWHYYLNQRKTLI
- a CDS encoding DUF3574 domain-containing protein, whose product is MMTMQKSLNSLILTSLLFIAPVHTNTFVHAQSPQRSTQNSTEKIFTKDELYFGLSKLGGDTISELEWQLFLNRVVTPRFREGLTVIDTYGQYLNNSGKLTREKTKLVILIYENSRTKNQMIEEVIASYKRKFKQESVLRVTSTVKVSF